A part of Pararhizobium sp. A13 genomic DNA contains:
- a CDS encoding TetR family transcriptional regulator, whose protein sequence is MRRTKAEAEETRNNILSAAERLFYEKGVSNATLEDVAKAAGVTRGAIYWHFSNKTDLFLELYNSVSLPLEDMIARDIEQPASGVLSFIEKLTVDWLDELASDEHRQRIFTILLRCGYGEDLMPVLERQQEVDDRHIASLESAFARAENEGYLNANWTPHSATKALWWMVGGLCTEWLLFGRRFDLAAEGRDGLKRLFTSFRPAAIDVAASADIHSMA, encoded by the coding sequence ATGCGGAGAACCAAGGCCGAGGCGGAAGAAACGCGCAACAACATCCTCAGTGCGGCGGAGCGGCTTTTCTATGAAAAGGGCGTCTCCAACGCGACGCTCGAGGATGTTGCCAAGGCGGCCGGCGTCACGCGCGGTGCCATCTACTGGCATTTTTCCAACAAGACGGATCTTTTTCTCGAACTCTACAATTCCGTGTCCCTGCCGCTGGAAGACATGATTGCCCGCGATATCGAGCAACCGGCCTCTGGTGTCCTCTCATTTATCGAGAAATTGACGGTCGACTGGCTGGACGAACTGGCAAGCGACGAGCATCGCCAGCGCATCTTCACCATCCTCCTGCGCTGCGGCTATGGCGAGGACCTCATGCCGGTTCTTGAAAGACAGCAGGAGGTCGATGACAGGCACATCGCTTCGCTCGAGAGCGCCTTCGCAAGGGCAGAGAACGAGGGCTATCTCAATGCAAACTGGACGCCGCACTCGGCGACCAAGGCACTGTGGTGGATGGTGGGTGGACTGTGCACCGAATGGCTTCTCTTCGGCCGCCGCTTCGATCTGGCGGCCGAAGGCAGGGACGGGTTGAAGCGGTTGTTCACCAGCTTCAGGCCGGCAGCCATCGACGTGGCCGCCTCGGCCGATATCCATTCAATGGCCTAA
- the purU gene encoding formyltetrahydrofolate deformylase, which translates to MAFQTFILTLSCDDKPGIVAAVTTQLCAAGANIAESNQFWDRQTNRFFMRIAFQVPVGVSRDDLERALKAPIDRFGMKVSITDGGRKPRILILVSKFDHALLHLIYQIRVGWLNAEVVAIVSNHNDSQRTAELEGIPFYCWPVNKENKAQTEEKLLQLIQETGADLVILARYMQVFSDNLSTRLYGKAINIHHSFLPSFKGAKPYHQAHERGVKLIGATAHYVTPDLDEGPIIEQETERVTHAMSAEDFVAAGRDIESRVLARAVKLHLEDRVMLNRHKTVVFR; encoded by the coding sequence ATGGCGTTTCAGACTTTCATTCTCACCCTGTCCTGTGACGACAAACCCGGCATCGTCGCTGCCGTGACGACGCAGCTTTGCGCCGCCGGCGCCAATATTGCCGAGAGCAACCAGTTCTGGGACAGGCAGACGAACCGCTTTTTCATGCGGATTGCCTTCCAGGTGCCGGTGGGCGTCTCGCGGGACGATCTGGAGCGGGCCTTGAAGGCGCCAATCGACCGCTTCGGCATGAAGGTCAGCATCACCGATGGCGGCCGCAAGCCGCGCATCCTCATCCTCGTCTCCAAGTTCGACCATGCGCTGCTGCACCTGATCTACCAGATCCGTGTCGGCTGGCTGAATGCTGAAGTGGTCGCGATCGTTTCCAATCACAATGACAGCCAGCGTACGGCGGAACTGGAAGGAATTCCATTCTACTGTTGGCCGGTGAACAAGGAAAACAAGGCGCAGACGGAAGAGAAGCTATTGCAACTCATCCAGGAAACCGGCGCTGATCTCGTGATCCTCGCCCGCTATATGCAGGTCTTTTCCGACAACCTGTCGACGCGGCTCTACGGCAAGGCGATCAACATCCACCATTCGTTCCTGCCGAGTTTTAAGGGCGCCAAGCCCTATCATCAGGCACATGAGCGCGGCGTCAAGCTGATCGGTGCCACCGCCCATTACGTCACGCCGGATCTCGACGAAGGCCCGATCATCGAGCAGGAAACCGAGCGCGTGACGCATGCGATGAGCGCCGAGGATTTCGTTGCTGCGGGCCGCGACATCGAAAGCCGGGTGCTTGCCCGCGCCGTCAAGCTGCATCTGGAAGACCGTGTCATGCTCAACCGTCACAAGACCGTGGTCTTCCGCTAA
- the polA gene encoding DNA polymerase I, giving the protein MKKGDHLFLVDGSGFIFRAFHAIPPLNRKSDGLPVNAVSGFCNMLWKLLTDARDTSVGVTPTHFAVIFDYSSKTFRNELYDQYKANRTAPPEDLIPQFGLIRHATRAFNLPCIEKEGFEADDLIATYARMAEAAGADVTIVSSDKDLMQLVTPNVSMYDSMKDKQISIPEVIEKWGVPPEKMIDLQAMTGDSTDNVPGIPGIGPKTAAQLLEEFGDLDTLLARAGEIKQQKRRENILANAELARLSRQLVMLKTDTPIDVPLENFELHTQDGPKLIAFLKAMEFTTLTRRVAAATETDADAVEAATVPVEWGAAAHGPDLDKGELSPPPPPSELSSATSPALGSAAEAATAFAAVKTVEPPAATPQNLAQLRAQAFAAAKIDRSAYVTIRDIATLDTWIAMAREAGIVAFDTETTSLDAMQAELVGFSLAIADNSRNPTGTDIRAAYVPILHKTGGNDLFSDGVKLAPGQIPAAAALERLKDLLEDPSVLKVAQNLKYDYLVARRHGMTIASFDDTMLMSYVADAGAGAHGMDSLSEKWLSHQPIPYKDVAGSGKSALGFDYVDIDKATAYAAEDADVTLRLWQVLKPRLAAKNLNTVYERLERPLVPVLAQMEARGITIDRQILSRLSGELAQGAAGLEHEIYAIVGESFNIGSPKQLGDILFGRLGLPGGAKTKTGQWSTSASVLEDLAAEGHELPRKIVDWRQLTKLKSTYTDALPGFVHPETKRVHTSYALAATTTGRLSSSDPNLQNIPVRTAEGRKIRTAFISTPGHKLVSADYSQIELRVLAHVAEIPQLKQAFSDGIDIHAMTASEMFGVPVEGMPSEIRRRAKAINFGIIYGISAFGLANQLSIERSEAGDYIKKYFERFPGIRDYMENTKAFARENGYVETIFGRRAHYPDIRSSNPSHRAFNERAAINAPIQGSAADIIRRAMIKMEPALANAGLGQRVRMLLQVHDELVFEVEDADVERSIPLIVSVMENAAMPALDMKVPLKVDARAAHNWDEAH; this is encoded by the coding sequence ATGAAAAAAGGTGATCATCTCTTCCTCGTCGACGGCTCCGGATTCATTTTCCGGGCGTTCCACGCCATCCCGCCGCTCAACCGCAAATCGGACGGCCTGCCGGTCAATGCCGTTTCCGGATTCTGCAACATGCTGTGGAAGCTCCTGACCGATGCGCGCGACACTTCCGTCGGGGTGACGCCGACCCATTTCGCGGTGATTTTCGACTATTCCTCGAAAACCTTCCGCAACGAACTCTATGACCAGTACAAGGCGAACCGCACCGCACCGCCGGAAGACCTGATCCCGCAATTCGGGCTGATCCGCCATGCGACGCGCGCCTTCAACCTGCCCTGCATCGAGAAGGAAGGCTTCGAGGCCGATGACCTGATCGCTACGTACGCGCGGATGGCGGAGGCGGCGGGCGCGGACGTGACGATCGTCTCGTCAGACAAGGACCTGATGCAGCTCGTCACGCCCAATGTGTCGATGTACGACAGCATGAAGGACAAGCAGATCTCGATACCGGAAGTGATCGAGAAATGGGGCGTGCCGCCGGAAAAGATGATCGACCTGCAGGCGATGACCGGCGATTCGACCGACAACGTGCCCGGCATCCCCGGCATCGGCCCCAAGACGGCGGCGCAGCTTCTGGAAGAGTTCGGCGATCTCGACACGCTGCTTGCCCGCGCCGGCGAGATCAAGCAGCAGAAACGCCGCGAGAACATCCTCGCCAATGCCGAGCTTGCCCGGCTGTCGCGTCAGCTGGTCATGCTGAAAACCGACACGCCGATCGACGTTCCGCTCGAGAACTTCGAACTTCACACACAGGACGGGCCAAAGCTCATCGCCTTCCTCAAGGCTATGGAATTCACCACGCTGACCCGCCGCGTCGCCGCTGCGACCGAAACCGATGCGGATGCGGTGGAAGCCGCAACCGTGCCGGTCGAATGGGGTGCGGCAGCCCATGGACCCGATCTCGACAAGGGCGAACTTTCGCCACCACCGCCGCCGTCCGAGCTGTCCTCGGCAACGTCGCCGGCGCTCGGCAGCGCCGCCGAGGCCGCCACTGCCTTTGCTGCCGTCAAGACAGTCGAGCCGCCGGCCGCGACACCGCAAAACCTTGCTCAGTTGCGCGCGCAAGCCTTTGCCGCCGCAAAAATCGACCGCAGCGCCTATGTGACAATCCGCGATATCGCGACGCTCGATACCTGGATTGCCATGGCGCGTGAGGCCGGCATTGTTGCCTTCGACACCGAGACGACCTCGCTCGACGCCATGCAGGCGGAGCTCGTCGGCTTCTCGCTGGCGATCGCCGACAACAGCAGGAACCCGACTGGTACCGACATTCGCGCCGCCTATGTGCCGATTCTTCACAAGACTGGCGGCAACGATCTTTTCAGCGACGGCGTGAAGCTGGCGCCGGGTCAGATCCCGGCGGCTGCCGCCCTCGAACGCCTGAAGGACCTGCTGGAGGATCCGTCGGTCCTGAAGGTGGCGCAGAACCTCAAATACGACTACCTCGTGGCGCGGCGCCACGGCATGACCATTGCCAGCTTCGACGATACGATGCTGATGTCCTATGTGGCTGACGCGGGCGCCGGTGCCCACGGGATGGATTCGCTGTCCGAAAAATGGCTCAGCCACCAGCCAATCCCCTACAAGGACGTCGCAGGCAGCGGCAAATCCGCGCTCGGCTTCGACTACGTCGATATCGACAAGGCAACGGCCTATGCCGCGGAAGACGCCGATGTGACGCTGCGGCTGTGGCAGGTGCTGAAGCCGCGCCTTGCGGCGAAAAACCTCAACACCGTCTATGAGCGCCTAGAGCGGCCGCTGGTACCGGTTTTGGCGCAAATGGAAGCGCGCGGCATCACCATCGACCGGCAGATCCTGTCACGCCTTTCCGGCGAACTGGCGCAAGGCGCCGCCGGCCTCGAACACGAAATCTACGCCATTGTCGGTGAGAGCTTCAACATCGGCTCGCCGAAACAGCTCGGCGATATCCTGTTCGGGCGCCTCGGCCTGCCCGGCGGGGCGAAGACCAAGACTGGCCAATGGTCGACCTCCGCCTCGGTGCTCGAAGACCTGGCCGCAGAGGGACACGAGCTGCCGCGCAAGATCGTCGACTGGCGGCAGCTGACCAAGCTCAAATCCACCTATACCGACGCGCTTCCCGGCTTCGTACATCCGGAAACGAAACGCGTGCACACGTCCTATGCGCTGGCGGCGACAACCACGGGGCGGCTCTCCTCGTCCGATCCCAACCTGCAGAACATTCCGGTGCGCACCGCCGAAGGCCGCAAGATCCGAACAGCCTTCATCTCGACGCCTGGGCATAAGCTGGTTTCGGCCGATTACAGCCAGATCGAGCTCAGGGTGCTTGCCCATGTCGCGGAAATCCCGCAGCTGAAGCAGGCGTTCTCCGATGGCATCGACATTCACGCGATGACGGCTTCGGAAATGTTTGGCGTGCCGGTCGAGGGCATGCCAAGCGAAATCCGCCGCCGTGCCAAGGCGATCAACTTCGGCATCATCTACGGCATCTCGGCCTTCGGCCTTGCCAACCAGCTGTCGATCGAGCGCTCGGAAGCCGGCGACTACATCAAGAAGTATTTCGAACGCTTCCCCGGCATCCGCGACTATATGGAAAACACCAAGGCCTTTGCCCGTGAAAACGGCTATGTCGAAACCATCTTCGGCCGCCGCGCCCATTATCCGGATATCCGTTCCTCCAACCCCTCGCACCGCGCCTTCAACGAACGGGCGGCGATCAACGCGCCGATCCAGGGCTCGGCCGCCGACATCATCCGCCGAGCAATGATCAAGATGGAGCCGGCGCTGGCAAATGCCGGGCTTGGTCAGCGCGTGCGCATGCTGCTGCAGGTGCATGACGAACTGGTATTCGAGGTCGAGGATGCCGATGTCGAGCGCTCGATCCCGCTGATCGTCTCTGTCATGGAGAACGCCGCGATGCCGGCGCTCGACATGAAAGTGCCGCTGAAGGTCGATGCCCGCGCCGCGCATAACTGGGACGAGGCCCACTGA
- a CDS encoding MarR family transcriptional regulator — protein MAFDRMDSATYLASLLAKSFSRALQERGQKLGFAPGQFPVLLELWSEEGLTQKQLLDRLDIEQATMANTLARMERDGLILRKKHPTDKRAQQIFLTDRARAMEAEAKQAAIAADQSLLSGFRHFERELMLEYMRMAIANGMRS, from the coding sequence ATGGCCTTCGACCGCATGGATTCTGCGACATACCTGGCTAGCCTCCTGGCAAAAAGCTTCTCCCGCGCCTTGCAGGAGAGAGGCCAGAAACTTGGCTTTGCGCCCGGCCAGTTTCCTGTTCTTCTGGAGCTTTGGAGTGAAGAGGGCCTTACCCAGAAGCAGCTTCTCGATCGCCTCGACATCGAGCAGGCGACGATGGCCAATACTTTGGCCCGGATGGAGCGCGACGGCCTGATCCTTCGGAAGAAACATCCGACCGACAAGCGCGCCCAGCAGATTTTCCTGACGGACAGGGCGCGGGCGATGGAAGCGGAAGCGAAGCAGGCCGCGATTGCGGCGGATCAGTCGCTTCTCTCCGGCTTTCGGCACTTCGAGCGGGAACTGATGCTGGAATATATGCGTATGGCGATCGCCAACGGCATGCGCAGTTGA
- a CDS encoding dipeptidase, producing the protein MTDTASILTRADENLPKSLDRLFDLVRIQSISTDPAYKEECRKAAEWLVADLTGLGFDASVRDTPGHPMVVAHHAAGKEGAPHVLFYGHYDVQPVDPLGLWETAPFEPSIKELDGGRKVITGRGTADDKGQLMTFVEACRAYKEINGALPCEVTILFEGEEESGSPSLKPFLEANAAELKADYALVCDTNMWDRDTPAISAGLRGLVGEEIVITAADRDLHSGYFGGAAANPIHILTNILAGLHDETGHVTLDGFYEGVEETPSQIKAAWETLGMTTEKFLGEIGLAIPSGEKGRSVMELTWARPTAEVNGIWGGYTGEGFKTVIAAQASAKVSFRLVGTQNPDKVRTAFRAYVASKIPADCSVEFHKHGGSPAIQLPYDSPLLNTAKSALSDEWPKPAVLIGMGGSIPIVGDFQKMLGMESLLVGFGLSDDRIHSPNEKYDLQSFHKGIRSWIRILAALGA; encoded by the coding sequence ATGACAGACACGGCCAGCATTCTCACCCGCGCGGACGAAAACCTCCCCAAGAGCCTGGACAGGCTTTTCGATCTGGTGCGGATCCAGTCGATCTCCACCGATCCGGCTTACAAGGAGGAGTGCCGCAAGGCAGCGGAATGGCTTGTGGCCGACCTGACTGGCCTCGGTTTTGACGCCTCGGTGCGCGACACGCCCGGCCATCCGATGGTCGTTGCCCATCACGCAGCCGGCAAGGAGGGCGCGCCGCATGTCCTGTTCTACGGCCATTACGACGTCCAGCCGGTCGATCCGCTCGGTCTCTGGGAAACGGCTCCCTTCGAGCCTTCGATCAAGGAACTGGACGGCGGCCGCAAGGTCATCACCGGTCGTGGGACGGCCGACGACAAGGGCCAGTTGATGACCTTCGTCGAAGCCTGCCGCGCCTATAAGGAAATCAACGGCGCGCTGCCCTGCGAAGTCACGATCCTGTTCGAAGGCGAGGAGGAATCCGGCTCACCATCGCTGAAGCCGTTCCTGGAAGCCAATGCTGCCGAGCTGAAGGCGGACTATGCGCTGGTCTGCGATACCAATATGTGGGACCGCGATACACCGGCGATCTCCGCCGGCCTGCGCGGCCTGGTCGGTGAGGAGATCGTCATCACCGCTGCCGACCGCGACCTGCATTCCGGCTATTTCGGCGGCGCTGCGGCCAATCCGATCCATATCCTCACCAACATTCTCGCTGGACTTCACGACGAGACCGGCCATGTCACGCTCGACGGTTTCTACGAGGGCGTCGAGGAGACGCCGTCACAGATCAAGGCTGCCTGGGAAACGCTCGGCATGACAACGGAAAAGTTCCTCGGCGAGATCGGCCTTGCCATTCCCTCAGGCGAAAAGGGCCGCTCGGTCATGGAGCTGACCTGGGCCCGTCCGACGGCTGAAGTCAACGGCATCTGGGGCGGCTACACAGGGGAAGGCTTCAAGACCGTGATCGCCGCCCAGGCGTCCGCCAAGGTTTCGTTCCGGCTCGTCGGCACACAGAATCCCGACAAGGTCCGGACGGCCTTCCGGGCCTATGTCGCCTCGAAAATCCCCGCGGATTGCTCGGTCGAATTCCACAAGCATGGCGGCTCGCCGGCAATCCAGCTTCCTTATGATTCGCCCCTGCTGAATACCGCGAAATCGGCTCTTTCCGACGAATGGCCGAAGCCCGCCGTGCTGATTGGCATGGGTGGATCGATCCCGATTGTCGGGGATTTCCAGAAGATGCTTGGGATGGAATCGCTGCTGGTCGGTTTTGGCCTCTCCGACGACCGCATCCACTCGCCGAACGAGAAATACGATCTTCAGTCCTTCCACAAGGGCATCCGCTCGTGGATCCGGATTCTCGCCGCGCTCGGCGCCTGA
- a CDS encoding lysylphosphatidylglycerol synthase domain-containing protein: MKLVRKFAWPLVGLAAILFSLYGLYHELHGLSAHDFVESLKAVPVKGWILAGCATLAAYAALAAYDHLALEHLGHRISLWFITVCSFTAYALSHTVGASVFSGAVVRFRAYGSKGLSAAETGILVAFCSVTFLLGTLTLSAIVLLIEPEITARFATFLPIGASISTGLIILALITLYVVGSLVGFRPLKTRWFWLEYPKPSLALRQLLIAPVELIAAAAIIYFALPEAGNPGYMVVLGVFLASFSAALLSHAPGGLGVLELVFIAGLPEMDPAGVLAALAIFRLFYLIVPFLFALLVVVVFEHSQFLAGRQADSGRKHDE; this comes from the coding sequence ATGAAACTGGTGCGTAAATTCGCCTGGCCGCTCGTAGGGCTGGCCGCGATCCTGTTTTCGCTCTACGGTCTCTATCACGAACTGCATGGTCTTTCGGCGCATGATTTCGTCGAAAGCCTGAAAGCCGTGCCCGTCAAAGGCTGGATATTGGCCGGCTGCGCGACACTCGCAGCCTATGCCGCTCTGGCGGCCTATGATCATCTGGCGCTGGAACATCTCGGCCACAGGATTTCACTCTGGTTCATCACCGTCTGTTCCTTCACCGCCTATGCGCTGTCGCACACGGTGGGCGCATCGGTGTTTTCCGGTGCGGTGGTGCGCTTTCGGGCCTATGGATCGAAGGGGCTTTCGGCCGCCGAAACCGGCATTCTCGTCGCCTTCTGTTCCGTCACCTTCCTGCTCGGAACGTTGACGCTGTCGGCCATCGTGCTTTTGATCGAGCCGGAGATCACCGCCCGCTTTGCCACATTCCTGCCGATCGGCGCGTCGATCTCGACCGGGTTGATCATTCTCGCGCTGATCACGCTTTACGTCGTCGGCAGCCTTGTCGGCTTCCGGCCCTTGAAAACCCGCTGGTTTTGGCTGGAATATCCAAAACCCTCGCTGGCGCTGCGGCAATTGCTGATCGCCCCCGTCGAATTGATCGCGGCAGCGGCGATCATCTACTTCGCGCTGCCAGAGGCCGGAAATCCCGGCTACATGGTCGTCCTCGGCGTTTTTCTCGCCTCCTTTTCGGCCGCGCTTTTGTCGCATGCTCCAGGTGGGCTCGGCGTGCTGGAACTGGTGTTCATTGCCGGACTGCCGGAAATGGATCCCGCGGGCGTTCTGGCAGCACTTGCCATCTTCCGACTGTTCTACCTGATCGTGCCCTTTCTCTTCGCGCTCCTCGTCGTGGTCGTCTTCGAGCATTCGCAGTTCCTCGCCGGCAGACAGGCGGACAGCGGGCGAAAGCATGACGAATAG
- a CDS encoding cold-shock protein, which translates to MATGTVKWFNSTKGFGFIQPDDGSQDVFVHISAVERAGMRGLNDGQKISFELVRDRKSGKMSADSLQAA; encoded by the coding sequence ATGGCCACTGGCACAGTAAAATGGTTTAATTCCACCAAGGGCTTCGGCTTCATTCAGCCGGACGACGGCAGCCAGGACGTTTTCGTCCACATTTCTGCTGTTGAACGCGCTGGCATGCGCGGCCTCAACGACGGTCAGAAGATCAGCTTCGAGCTGGTTCGTGACCGCAAGTCCGGCAAGATGTCGGCAGACAGCCTCCAGGCTGCCTAA
- a CDS encoding entericidin, translating into MSKVVIAVACLSLFTLAACGNTARGIKQDGVQTSNALDNATHRIAKANAN; encoded by the coding sequence ATGTCGAAAGTCGTGATTGCCGTTGCCTGCCTGTCCTTGTTCACCCTTGCCGCATGCGGCAACACGGCGCGCGGTATAAAGCAGGACGGCGTACAAACCAGCAATGCCCTGGACAACGCAACGCACCGTATTGCGAAGGCGAACGCGAACTGA
- a CDS encoding transglycosylase domain-containing protein has product MAGNRKSSQRIEPSFEGGRSRDDGELRVDAGDRVGGGGRKSGSSKSAVKKNRSKKGSGRGGSPGGGGLTGLIRSMVYWCVVLGIWGAIGVGGLVLYYGARMPSATSWAIPDRPPNVKILAVSGDIIANRGATGGEALSLENMSPYIPQAVIAIEDRRFYSHFGVDPLGLARAMLTNITTGRMVQGGSTLTQQLAKNLFLSPERTLERKVQEVLLSVWLEQKYTKDQILAMYLNRVFFGSNAYGVEAASRRYFNKSARDVNLGEAALLAGLLKAPSRLSPARDPKAAEERAQVVLGAMREEGFITDAEIKTAMSQPPTKAKSFWSGAQYYVADMVMDQLPGMVGEISQDLVVDTTLDLDLEKKAEETLAASLDESGQKLNVSQAALVSIDGTGAIRALVGGRDYADSQFDRAVKAKRQPGSAFKPFVYAAAMEIGRTPMSIRNDAPVRIGNWTPENYDEKYRGEVSLSTALANSLNTIAAQLVMEVGPQNVIKLAHRLGIESEMQANASIALGTSEVSLVELTSAYAPFMNGGFKATPHVIKRISTADGTVLYENTYDNPPRVLDPAVVSEMNQMMVGVIEHGTGKSAKLKGWQAAGKSGTTQSFRDALFVGFTSNLTTGIWFGNDDGKSMKKVTGGGLPAKAWHDYMTAAHEGLSPSPVFGTTGVQPTFEDNQAAPETIGDVISDTFGKDGTDEFPQAPVANGQAATQQGVGQPANSGLVPPADVGETTGATRRTTLFDILTGG; this is encoded by the coding sequence ATGGCAGGAAATCGCAAATCATCGCAGAGAATAGAACCTTCGTTCGAGGGCGGGCGGAGCCGTGACGATGGCGAACTGCGGGTCGATGCCGGAGATCGCGTCGGTGGTGGAGGCCGTAAGTCCGGCAGCTCGAAATCGGCAGTGAAAAAGAACAGATCGAAGAAGGGCTCCGGCCGCGGCGGTTCGCCCGGTGGCGGCGGTCTCACCGGCCTCATCCGTTCCATGGTCTATTGGTGCGTCGTTCTCGGGATCTGGGGCGCCATCGGCGTCGGCGGGCTGGTGCTCTATTACGGCGCGCGCATGCCGAGCGCCACGAGTTGGGCCATTCCCGACCGTCCGCCAAACGTGAAGATCCTCGCCGTCAGTGGCGATATCATCGCCAATCGCGGCGCGACCGGGGGCGAGGCGCTGTCGCTCGAAAACATGTCGCCCTATATCCCGCAGGCCGTTATCGCCATCGAAGACCGGCGCTTCTATTCGCATTTCGGCGTCGATCCGCTCGGCTTGGCCCGTGCGATGCTGACCAACATCACCACCGGGCGCATGGTGCAGGGCGGCTCGACGCTCACCCAGCAGCTTGCCAAGAACCTGTTCCTCTCGCCGGAGCGGACGCTTGAGCGCAAGGTGCAGGAAGTGCTGCTCTCCGTCTGGCTGGAGCAGAAATATACCAAGGACCAGATCCTTGCGATGTACCTGAACCGGGTGTTTTTCGGCTCGAACGCCTATGGCGTCGAGGCGGCATCGCGGCGCTATTTCAACAAGTCGGCACGGGATGTGAACCTCGGCGAGGCGGCTCTTCTTGCGGGACTGCTCAAAGCGCCGTCGCGCCTGTCGCCAGCGCGCGATCCGAAGGCTGCCGAAGAGCGCGCGCAGGTGGTGCTCGGTGCCATGCGCGAGGAAGGCTTCATCACCGACGCCGAGATCAAGACGGCGATGTCGCAGCCGCCGACCAAGGCAAAGAGCTTCTGGTCCGGGGCGCAATATTATGTGGCCGACATGGTCATGGACCAGTTGCCGGGCATGGTCGGCGAGATCAGCCAGGACCTCGTCGTCGACACCACGCTCGATCTCGACCTCGAGAAGAAGGCCGAAGAGACGCTCGCAGCCAGCCTCGACGAATCCGGCCAGAAGCTCAACGTCAGCCAAGCCGCGCTCGTATCCATCGATGGCACCGGCGCCATTCGCGCCCTGGTCGGCGGCCGCGATTATGCCGACAGTCAATTCGACCGCGCGGTCAAGGCCAAGCGCCAGCCCGGTTCCGCCTTCAAGCCCTTCGTCTATGCCGCCGCCATGGAGATCGGCCGCACGCCGATGTCGATCCGCAACGACGCGCCGGTCCGGATCGGCAACTGGACGCCGGAGAACTATGACGAGAAATATCGCGGTGAGGTGTCCCTTTCGACGGCGCTTGCCAATTCGCTGAACACGATCGCCGCTCAACTCGTCATGGAAGTCGGACCGCAGAACGTCATCAAGCTCGCCCACAGGCTCGGCATCGAATCGGAAATGCAGGCCAATGCCTCGATCGCGCTCGGCACCTCCGAGGTCAGCCTCGTCGAGCTGACATCCGCCTACGCGCCGTTCATGAATGGCGGCTTCAAGGCAACGCCGCATGTCATCAAGCGGATCTCGACGGCCGATGGCACTGTCCTTTACGAAAACACCTATGACAATCCACCCCGCGTGCTTGATCCCGCCGTCGTCAGCGAGATGAACCAGATGATGGTGGGCGTGATCGAGCATGGCACCGGCAAGAGCGCGAAACTCAAGGGCTGGCAGGCCGCCGGCAAATCGGGCACCACGCAGTCCTTCCGCGATGCGCTGTTCGTCGGCTTCACAAGCAATCTGACGACCGGCATCTGGTTCGGCAATGATGACGGCAAGTCGATGAAGAAGGTGACCGGCGGCGGCCTTCCGGCCAAGGCCTGGCACGACTATATGACGGCGGCACATGAAGGCCTGTCGCCGTCGCCCGTCTTCGGCACGACCGGCGTTCAGCCGACATTCGAGGACAATCAGGCCGCACCCGAAACTATTGGCGACGTCATTTCCGACACCTTTGGCAAAGACGGCACGGACGAATTTCCACAGGCGCCTGTCGCTAACGGGCAGGCTGCCACTCAGCAGGGCGTGGGGCAGCCGGCGAATTCGGGACTGGTGCCGCCGGCTGATGTCGGCGAGACGACCGGCGCGACACGGCGCACCACGCTGTTCGACATCCTCACCGGCGGTTGA